From the Paraflavitalea soli genome, the window AAAACAAAAAATTGTCTTACAATAACGAATGGCAGAATTATTAACACCCAGATTAATGGCCGCGGCCAAAGAGTTTAACATCGGTAAAGAAACACTGGTGGACTTTTTGGTGGGCAAGGGATTTGACAAAGACGAACTGAAGCCTACGTCAAAACTGTCGGAGGATATGTATCGTGCTTTGCAACAGGAGTTCCAGAGCGATAAGGTGGCGAAGCTGAAGAGTGACCAGATCGATCTTCCAAAAGGAAGCCTGGAGGCCAAGAAAAAGAAAGAAGAGGAAACCATTGTATTCAAAAAAGATACACCGGCTCCTAAAAAAGAAGAAGAAAAGAAGGAAGAGAAGAAAGAAGAATTGCCCCCTCAGCCGCCTGTAGTGGTAGAAGAGCCCAAAGTGGTAGCCCCGCCGCAACCCGTGGTGGAAGAGCCTGTTCAACCTGAGGTGATAAAAGCCGAAGCCCCTGAAATAGAAGGGCCTAAAGTATTTGACAAGATCGATCTTTCTGCCATAGACTCTTCTACAAGGCCTAAGAAAAATGTTAAGAAGAAAGAAGAAGAGATAAAGCCAGAGCCGCAGCCCGAAGAAAAAGTAGAGCCGCCCGTTGTAGCAGAAGAATCAAAGCCGGAAAAGAAGGAAGAGAAGGAAAAAGAATCAGAGCCGGTTAAGGAAAAAGAGGTCGTGGCCGAAGTACCCGAAGTTGTAGTCGTGGAGACCAAAGAAGAACCTAAGGCGCCTGTAGCACCAGTAATTGAAGAAAAAGAAGAAACCGGACCCGTTATAGAAAATATTAAAGCCGAAAAACTGGAAGGCCCCAAGATCCTCGGCAAGATCCAGTTACCAATAGGTGGCGACAATCGTCCCAAGCTGCAAAGTCAGCAGCCCCAGCCCCAGAATCAGGGCGGCGCGGCAGCAGGTGCCAACAGCGATGAAAAACGCAAGCGCAAACGTATCCCCATTGAAAAGAAGGATACCCAAACCCCGCAGCAACGTGCTCAACACCTGTTCAAAAAGCCCGAAGGAACCCAGCAACGCCAGCAGGGCGGTGGACATGGCCAGCAAGGCCATGGCGGTCAGCAAGGCCAGGGTGGTGGTCAGTTCAGGGGTGGTCAGAACCGTGGAGGCCACAGCGGTCCCCGGCCAGGTCGTCCCACCATTACTCGCGAGCCTAAAGAGATCAACGAAAAAGAGATCCAGAATAAAATACGCGAAACCCAGGCCAAACTGGCCGGTACCGGTGGTCGCGGTAAGAGCCTGAAAGCTAAATACCGTCGCGAAAAACGCCAGGAACATGCCGATCAGGGCGCCGATGATATGCAGGACAACAAGCTGCAGGTGACCGAATTCATCAGTGTAAGCGAACTCGCTACCCTCATGGATGTCAACTTTGCAGAAGTGATCAGCAAGTGTATGAGCCTCGGCCTGATGGTGTCTATTAACCAGCGCCTGGACGCAGAAGTAATTGAGCTCGTAGCCAATGAATTTGGATATGATGTCGAATTCATCGATATGGAGAAGCAAATGGAAATGGAGGAAGAGGAAGAAGAAGACAATGAAGAAGACCTCCTGCCACGCGCCCCCATTGTAACCATCATGGGTCACGTTGACCACGGTAAAACATCTTTGCTCGACTATATCCGTAGCGCCAATGTGGTGGCCGGTGAGTCCGGAGGTATTACCCAGCACATCGGTGCCTATGAAGTTACCCTGGCAAATGGCAAAAAGATCGCCTTCCTCGATACCCCGGGTCACGAAGCGTTCACCGCCATGCGTGCACGTGGTGCCAAAGTCACCGATATTGCCGTGATTGTGGTAGCCGCCGATGATGCCGTAATGCCACAAACCCGTGAGGCCATCAGCCACGCACAGGCTGCCAATGTGCCCATGATCTTTGCGATCAATAAAATCGATAAAGACGGCGCAAATCCCAAGAAGATCTATGAACAACTGGCTGGCATGAACCTCCTCGTGGAAGAATGGGGTGGTAAATTCCAAAGCCAGGAACTGAGCGCCAAAAAAGGCCTCAACGTAGACATTCTCCTCGAAAAGATATTGCTCGAAGCCGAATTGCTGGACCTCAAGGCCAACCCCAACAAGGGAGCCAGTGGTACCATCATTGAAGCTACCCTCGATAAAGGCCGTGGTTACGTGGCCACTGTACTCGTACAGAATGGTACCCTCAAACAGGGCGACCTGGTTGTATCCGGTCAGCACTTTGGCCGCGTTAAAGCCATGTTCAATGAACGTAACAAACGCGTGGACGACGCACCTCCATCTACACCAGTGCTCATCCTGGGGCTGAACGGTGCTCCGCAGGCTGGTGAGAAATTCAAAGTGTATGTCGATGAGGCCGAAGCCAAAGAAGTGGCCAACCGCCGCGCACAGATCCTGCGTGAACAAGGTATTCGTACCAAGAAACATATTACCCTCGATGAGATAGGTCGCCGTCTGGCACTGGGCAACTTTAAACAGTTGAACCTCATCATCAAGGGCGACGTGGATGGTTCCGTAGAAGCCTTGACCGACTCATTGCAGAAACTGTCTACCCAGGAGATCGTAGTGAGCGTTGTATTGAAAGGCGTGGGTGCCATCACAGAAAGTGATGTACTGCTCGCCACCGCTTCCGATGCCATCATCGTTGGTTTCAACGTACGTCCATCAGCACAGGCAGCACGCCTGGCAGAAGGCGAGGGCGTGGAAATCAAACTGTACTCCATCATCTACAACGCTATTGATGAGATCAAGAGCGCCATGGAAGGGATGTTGGAACCCAAAATACAGGAGAAGATCATCGCCAATGTCGAAGTGCGCAACGTATTCAAATTTGATAAAGCTACCGTGGCTGGATGTTATGTACTCGATGGAAAGATCCTGCGTAACTCGAAGATCCGCGTTATCCGCGACGGTATCGTTGCCTATCCCAAAGGCGAAGGCCAAAGCGCCGAACTCGCCTCACTCAAGCGCTTTAAAGACGATGTCAAAGAAGTTCCCTCCAATATGGAGTGCGGCCTGACCGTGAAGAACTTTAGTGATATTCAGGTAGGTGACATCATCGAAGCCTTTGAAGAAGAAGAAGTTAAAAGAACATTATAAAAAATAAGCAGTGGGTCACCTTTCAAAGGTGGCTCACTGCTTATTTTTACTCATACTTCCTCGGCCCCGATTGTATCCGGCAAATTTTTGTTAAATAACAACCACCCTGTCCTTAATTGTCTTGCCCAAAAGGTATTTTTGGGTTTATCCTGATTAATATGAAGCAACTTTTAACCGTATTTGCTGCCCTCTTGTTGGTAACTGCCGCGTTTGCACAGGCCCCCCGTAAAGTAGTAGCAGATAAGATCGTAGGTATAGTAGGGGATAAGATCATATTACGTTCCGACGTATACAATGAGATCCTCGACAGACAGCGCCGCCAGGAAGCAATTCCCGACAATGCTGAATGTTATATCCTGGAGCAGATCCTCGGCATGAAAGCCCTCGTATTACAGGCTGAAAAAGACTCCCTCTTGGTAACCGATGATGAACTCGAAGCCCTCCTGGATAACCGTATCCGCGCCTTCATCCAGATGTACGGCGGCAAGGACAACCTCGAGCAAATTGCAGGCCGTACTATTTACCAGATCAAAGAAGACTTCCGCCAATCCATCAAAGAAGGTAAAATGGCCGAAAATATGCGCGATAAGATCGTTGGCGGCCTCAAGATCACCCCACAGGAAGTAAAAGAATATTGGGACAAAATACCTAAAGACAGCCTCTTGTTTTATGAATCCGAAGTGGAAGTGGGAGAGATCGTTATATATCCCAAACCCAGCCGCGACCTGGAAAAACTGGTCATGGAAGAATTGAACGACTTTAAGCAGCAGGTGGAGTCGGGAAGACAAAAGTTTGAGACCCTCGCAAGATTGTATACAGAAGATGGTACCAAGGAAGTAGGTGGTCGCATGGCCATCAATCGTACCGAGAAAAACTGGGACCCCACATTTCTCAACAACGCTTTCCGTTTGAAAGAGAAACAGGTTTCTCCCGTTTTTAAATCTAAATTTGGTTACCACATCGTATACATGGAAAGCCGCTCCGGCGACGATGCCATTGTGCGCCACATCATTCGTATTCCCAAAATAACCGATGCCGAAATATCCGAAGCCGTTGATAGGCTGGATACTGTCCGCGCCAAACTCATAGCCGGTACCCTTACCTTTGGTGAGGCCGTTAACAAATACAGCGACGACGAAAACTCAAAGTTCACAGGCGGTATGCACCCTCCCGTAACCATCGACCAGCTCGACAAAGAAATGGTGGAAATGATGGGGAAGACCAATATGAAAGTGGGCGACTTCTCAAAACCAACCACCTTCACCGATGAACGCAAAAAACAGGGTGTCCGTATCGTTTACCTCAAATCAAGAACACAACCACACCGCGAAAACCTGAAAGATGATTATGACAGGGTGGCTACAAGAGCCCTCGAAATGAAAAAACAACAGGCACTCGAAAAGTGGTTCGCCTCCAAGATTCCCTCTTACTACCTCATGGTAGACAGCGATTTCACCCATTGCGCCAACCTTAGCCATTGGTATCAATATGCAGCAAGGGCTGTTAAATAGGTGTAAACACTTATGGTTGATAGAAAATAGGATTACTTGACCAATAAGCAGTCCCTTTAAAGTAATTTGGTTGGTATTTACCATTTATGGTCACTACCGGTATTCCTTACGGTAATTATGCCAATATGCCTGCCATGGTCCGCATCTCCAATGAGCAGCATAACCTCCTTTGTGTAAATAAAAGCTGGAGTCAATACACAGGACTGGCAGAGGAAGAGTTGCTGGCCGAAGGTTGGTCAGCTATCCTTCACCCCGACGATCTGCCCGAAACCGCAGAGAAATATGAAGAACAATTAAAGCTGCAGCTCCCCTTCACAATAGAATACCGGTTGAAAAATGAGGCAGGAGGTTATCGTTGGGTAAGAGATGCAGGCATCCCCCGGTTTACAGCGCAAGGCCTCTTCGATGGATTTATCCTTACCACCACCGATATACACCAGCATAAACTGGATAATGAAGAAAACTTCATGAAGGCCCAGGCCATCAATAATGTGTCTGATGTGATCATTTCTACCGACCTCCAGTTCAGGGTCACTGTTTTTAATAAGGCAGCCGAGATCATGTATGGAATAGAAGCAGCCCGCATACTCGGACGTCCTATCCGCGATTACATAGATCATAAATATCCCGATTGTACCCGCGAAGAAGCCCTGCAGGAACTCTACCTCAAAGATTCCTGGCAAGGACTGGCTTATTATGAACGGGCCGATGGCAAAGTCACCTACATGCACTGCTCTCTTGTGTTTATAAAAGATCAGGAAGGCAGGCGCATTGGTATTGCAGGCATTCACAGAGATATAACTTCCTTACGCGAAGCAGAAGCCGCCCGCTTCCGGCAGGAGCAATTACTCCTGTTGGAAAAACAGGTCCTTGAAATGAATGCCTTACCAGGCATTTCCCTTAAAACCATCACCGATTATTTCCTGGAAGGAATCGAAACCTTCTTCCCGGGAATGCTTTGTTCTGTTTTAACAGTAGACCCTGAAGATGGTGGCCTCACCCATCTTTCTGCCCCCAGTATTTCTGCTGAATATACCAGCATGATACGAAACATCAGGCCTGGTCCTTCAGTAGGCTCTTGCGGCACTGCTATTTATCGCAAGGAACCCGTCATCACATCAGATATTTACCTCGACCCCCTGTGGGATGATTATCGGTACCTGGCCGATAAGTTTGACCTCAAAGCCTGTTGGTCTTTGCCCATCATCAATAGCCGGGGAGAAGTATTGGCCACCATCGCTGCTTACCACAGGGTTCCCAAAACACCTACCCAGGCCGAATTGACCGTATTGGAGCGCGTGAGCAATTTGTTGCGCGTCATCATAGAAAATAAAAATGCCGAAGCCCGAATCAGGGCAAGCCACGAACGCTACCTCCTGGTTACACGCGTTACCAACGATGTCGTGTGGGATTGGGACATATTGAATAATGACAACATCCATTGGGGCGATGGCTTCTATACATTGTTCGGTTACCGTCCTGCCTATATTCGAAACTCAAGCGGTTTCTGGGAGTCCTGCCTCCATCCGGACGACCGCGAGCGCGTCATAAAAAGACTTGACCTGTTCATTACCAGCAACAAATCAAGAACTTGGGAAGATGAATACCGGTTTAAAAAAGCAAATGGAACATATGCACTCGTGCATGACCGTGGGTTTCTTATATTTGATCACGAAGGGAAAGTAAACCGTATGGTGGGATCCATGCAGGATATAACCGAAAAAAGAGAATTGGAAAAACAATTGCTGAAACAGGAACTGGAAAAGCAGAAGCAGGTAGCCCAGGCAGTTGTCAATGCCCAGGAAAAAGAAAGAGCCGATATTGGTAAGGATCTTCATGATAATGTAAATCAGATCCTCACCACCGCCAAGCTCTACCTGGAAATGGCAAAACATGAAGAAAACGAGAGTACAACACTCATCAACCGTTGTTCTGATAATATTGCCGATGCCATCAATGAGATCCGCAGCATTTCAAGATCATTGGTGCCGGCCAGTATTGGCGACCTCGGATTAGTAGTGTCAATACAGGACCTGGTCGAAAATGTCAATTCCACGAGGCAGCTGGAAATGGAATTTTATCACCAGGGCGATGTCGATGCAACGATCGATGAGAAAAGAAAGCTCATGCTTTTTCGGATCATCCAGGAACAGGTAAACAATGTGTTGAAACACGCCGGCGCAGTCAGGGCATTTATAGGTCTTACCGTAGACCCCGGGGTCATAAACCTTACCATACAGGATAATGGCAAAGGCTTTGAGCCTGAAAAAGTGAAAGCTAAAAAAGGAGTGGGGTTGTCCAACATCGCCAGTCGTGTGCAACTGTTCAACGGAACTATTAACATAAGTACAGCCCCCGGAAAGGGTTGTACACTCAATATCAATGTACCGCTATAAAAAGCAAAACACCTTAACTTATGGAAAAGATCAGTGTCCTTATTGCCGACGATCATAAATTAATCAGGGAGACCTGGAGTTATATCCTCAATAATGATCCCCGGTTTATGGTTGTTGCCGAATGCGGTGATTCTGAAGAAGCAGTGGAACATGCCAAAAATAAAAAGCCTCAGATTGTGCTCATGGATATCAACATAGCCCCAATTTCAGGCTTCGAAGCTACCGAGAAGATCAGGAAACTCTCTCCCGGGTCAAAAGTAATTGGCATCTCTATGCACTCCCAGCCCGCTTATGCCAAAAAGATGTTGCAGATAGGAGCCAGGGGATACGTTACTAAAAACTCTTCCAAAGACGAAATGATAGAGGCTATCCTCTCCGTACACAGCGGCAATAAATACATTTGTGATGAGATCAAGAACAATATCTCAGAACTTGTGCTCGATGAAAAGCAGGAAATGCCCAATGTGAATGCCCTCACAGGACGCGAGATCGAGATCATTAACCTCATCAAGGAAGGACAATCCTCCAAAGAAATTGCAACCTTACTCAAAATATCCCTCAAAACAGTAGAAGTTCACCGCCACAACATCCTTAAAAAGCTCAAATTAAAGAACGCTGCCTCCCTCGTCAATTACATCAATAACCTCGCTACCAGCTTGTAAACGCCCCATTTCCACAGCGTTAGATAAGCCAGATTGTCGCTAACAGGCTGACACCTAAGAGTATACCTGTAAGTAAAACTGAAAAAATTCCATAGGGCATTGAAAAACAATGACCCACTTAGCGATGTATTGATAAAAATCAAACATCTTGCACCCGAAATCCAATGCCTGTTATGACCCAGGCCCCAAATCCTGAACAACCCAAATCCTATGGAAAGAAAGCTAATCTATTGGTTTTGAGCCGTCATCACCGTATTAGCAAGAAGTCCAATCCTTTTGAAAAGAACCACCCCCACGTTCCTATGAAAACTGGGGGCTTTTTTTTGCCCACCCTTATCCCCCCTTAGCTCGCAGCTTGCTTTCCCTCTCGTTGCCTTTGTGCCTCGCTGACTTATTGCCTTTCAAAACGTTAATGTTGCACCACTAAGTTGCCTCAATAAGAATGCGTCTGCTAAAAACCAGAAACTATTCCTACCTTGCGGCTCTTAACCAGGAGTAATCCATGAGTGATGAAATAAAACATGAATGCGGTTTGGCATTCATACGTTTACGCAAGCCGTTCTCCTATTATCAGCAGCAATACGGTACAGTGATGTGGGGCCTTAATAAGCTCTACCTTCTCATGGAAAAACAGCACAACCGGGGCCAGGATGGAGCCGGTGTAGCCGCTGTTAAACTCAATGTGGAGCCTGGTTACCCCTTTTTGAACCGCATCCGTAGCAATGCCAATCAACCCATTGCCGACATTTTTACCAAGATCAATAATGAGGTAAAAGAGCTGGAACAATTCCAATCCGATCTGTTGAAACATCCCGGCCTCATGAAAGGCCATATTTCTTTTATCGGAGAATTACTCCTGGGCCACCTGCGCTACGGCACCCAGGGTAAGAACAATGTGGAATTCTGCCACCCTTTTATCAAACGCAATACCATTCCCGCGCGCAACCTGGCCTTGGCGGGTAACTTCAACCTGGTCAATACCGATGAGCTGTTTGCCCTCATTAACGTAGAACCCGGTGATTTTCAGAAACAGAGCGATCTGGCTGCCATGATGGAGGTCATCCACCATTTTGCAGTAAAGGCCGATGAAGAATCCCCCGGTAACCTGGATGTCCTCAAAGTTTTACGCAAAGCAGTTCCATTATTCGATGGGGGCTTCACCGTCGGTGGCCTTATTGGCAATGGAGATTCCTTTGTCTTCAGGGACGCTCATGGCATCCGCCCTGCTTATTATTACATGGATGACGATGTGGTAGTGGCGGCTTCCGAGCGTTCTGCTATCCGTACCGTTTTCAATGTAGGTGAAAATGAAGTACAGGAGCTGATGCCAGGCATGGGGCTGATCGTTAAGTCCGATGGCAATATTGTCGTTGATAAGATACTGGAACCCAAAGAACGCCGCGCCTGTAGCTTTGAACGCATCTATTTCTCCCGTGGCAGCGATGAAAAGATCTACCGCGAAAGGAATGCACTGGGATACAACCTCAGCGACCAGATCCTCACAGCCATCAACCACGATCTTAAGAATACCATTTTCTCATTCATTCCCAATACAGCCGAAGTTGCATTTTTCGGATTGCAAAAAGGCCTCGATGATTACCTGAAGAAAGTAAAGATCGAACGCATCTTATCATGGGGTAAAGACTTTACAGAAGAGAAATTGGCCGAAATGATCAACCGCAAGATCCGGGTGGAGAAAGTGGCCATCAAGGACGTCAAAATGCGCACCTTCATCACTGCCGATACCAGTCGCAATGAAATGGTACAGCACGTATACGATATCACTTACGGAACAGTAGAAAAAGGAAAAGATACACTCGTTGTTATTGACGATTCCATTGTGCGGGGTACTACCCTCAAGGAAAGTATCGTGCGCATGCTCGCCAGGCTGGAGCCCAAAAAGATCATCGTCGTTTCTTCTGCTCCCCAGATACGTTATCCCGATTGCTATGGCATCGACATGAGTAAATTGGGTGACTTTATTGCCTTCAAAGCAGCCATTGAACTGATGAAGGAAAAAGGCAAGGAAGATTGCCTGCAGGAGATCTATGATAAGTGTAAAGAGCTGCAGCGCCTCGACCAGTTGCATACCGAGAACCTGGTGCGCTTGGTTTACAAACCATTTACGACAGAAGAGATTTCAGATAAGATAGCCCAGCTCATCACCCCCAAAGGACTTACCATTCCC encodes:
- the infB gene encoding translation initiation factor IF-2, with translation MAELLTPRLMAAAKEFNIGKETLVDFLVGKGFDKDELKPTSKLSEDMYRALQQEFQSDKVAKLKSDQIDLPKGSLEAKKKKEEETIVFKKDTPAPKKEEEKKEEKKEELPPQPPVVVEEPKVVAPPQPVVEEPVQPEVIKAEAPEIEGPKVFDKIDLSAIDSSTRPKKNVKKKEEEIKPEPQPEEKVEPPVVAEESKPEKKEEKEKESEPVKEKEVVAEVPEVVVVETKEEPKAPVAPVIEEKEETGPVIENIKAEKLEGPKILGKIQLPIGGDNRPKLQSQQPQPQNQGGAAAGANSDEKRKRKRIPIEKKDTQTPQQRAQHLFKKPEGTQQRQQGGGHGQQGHGGQQGQGGGQFRGGQNRGGHSGPRPGRPTITREPKEINEKEIQNKIRETQAKLAGTGGRGKSLKAKYRREKRQEHADQGADDMQDNKLQVTEFISVSELATLMDVNFAEVISKCMSLGLMVSINQRLDAEVIELVANEFGYDVEFIDMEKQMEMEEEEEEDNEEDLLPRAPIVTIMGHVDHGKTSLLDYIRSANVVAGESGGITQHIGAYEVTLANGKKIAFLDTPGHEAFTAMRARGAKVTDIAVIVVAADDAVMPQTREAISHAQAANVPMIFAINKIDKDGANPKKIYEQLAGMNLLVEEWGGKFQSQELSAKKGLNVDILLEKILLEAELLDLKANPNKGASGTIIEATLDKGRGYVATVLVQNGTLKQGDLVVSGQHFGRVKAMFNERNKRVDDAPPSTPVLILGLNGAPQAGEKFKVYVDEAEAKEVANRRAQILREQGIRTKKHITLDEIGRRLALGNFKQLNLIIKGDVDGSVEALTDSLQKLSTQEIVVSVVLKGVGAITESDVLLATASDAIIVGFNVRPSAQAARLAEGEGVEIKLYSIIYNAIDEIKSAMEGMLEPKIQEKIIANVEVRNVFKFDKATVAGCYVLDGKILRNSKIRVIRDGIVAYPKGEGQSAELASLKRFKDDVKEVPSNMECGLTVKNFSDIQVGDIIEAFEEEEVKRTL
- a CDS encoding peptidylprolyl isomerase, whose amino-acid sequence is MKQLLTVFAALLLVTAAFAQAPRKVVADKIVGIVGDKIILRSDVYNEILDRQRRQEAIPDNAECYILEQILGMKALVLQAEKDSLLVTDDELEALLDNRIRAFIQMYGGKDNLEQIAGRTIYQIKEDFRQSIKEGKMAENMRDKIVGGLKITPQEVKEYWDKIPKDSLLFYESEVEVGEIVIYPKPSRDLEKLVMEELNDFKQQVESGRQKFETLARLYTEDGTKEVGGRMAINRTEKNWDPTFLNNAFRLKEKQVSPVFKSKFGYHIVYMESRSGDDAIVRHIIRIPKITDAEISEAVDRLDTVRAKLIAGTLTFGEAVNKYSDDENSKFTGGMHPPVTIDQLDKEMVEMMGKTNMKVGDFSKPTTFTDERKKQGVRIVYLKSRTQPHRENLKDDYDRVATRALEMKKQQALEKWFASKIPSYYLMVDSDFTHCANLSHWYQYAARAVK
- a CDS encoding PAS domain-containing protein; translated protein: MVTTGIPYGNYANMPAMVRISNEQHNLLCVNKSWSQYTGLAEEELLAEGWSAILHPDDLPETAEKYEEQLKLQLPFTIEYRLKNEAGGYRWVRDAGIPRFTAQGLFDGFILTTTDIHQHKLDNEENFMKAQAINNVSDVIISTDLQFRVTVFNKAAEIMYGIEAARILGRPIRDYIDHKYPDCTREEALQELYLKDSWQGLAYYERADGKVTYMHCSLVFIKDQEGRRIGIAGIHRDITSLREAEAARFRQEQLLLLEKQVLEMNALPGISLKTITDYFLEGIETFFPGMLCSVLTVDPEDGGLTHLSAPSISAEYTSMIRNIRPGPSVGSCGTAIYRKEPVITSDIYLDPLWDDYRYLADKFDLKACWSLPIINSRGEVLATIAAYHRVPKTPTQAELTVLERVSNLLRVIIENKNAEARIRASHERYLLVTRVTNDVVWDWDILNNDNIHWGDGFYTLFGYRPAYIRNSSGFWESCLHPDDRERVIKRLDLFITSNKSRTWEDEYRFKKANGTYALVHDRGFLIFDHEGKVNRMVGSMQDITEKRELEKQLLKQELEKQKQVAQAVVNAQEKERADIGKDLHDNVNQILTTAKLYLEMAKHEENESTTLINRCSDNIADAINEIRSISRSLVPASIGDLGLVVSIQDLVENVNSTRQLEMEFYHQGDVDATIDEKRKLMLFRIIQEQVNNVLKHAGAVRAFIGLTVDPGVINLTIQDNGKGFEPEKVKAKKGVGLSNIASRVQLFNGTINISTAPGKGCTLNINVPL
- a CDS encoding response regulator, with the translated sequence MEKISVLIADDHKLIRETWSYILNNDPRFMVVAECGDSEEAVEHAKNKKPQIVLMDINIAPISGFEATEKIRKLSPGSKVIGISMHSQPAYAKKMLQIGARGYVTKNSSKDEMIEAILSVHSGNKYICDEIKNNISELVLDEKQEMPNVNALTGREIEIINLIKEGQSSKEIATLLKISLKTVEVHRHNILKKLKLKNAASLVNYINNLATSL
- a CDS encoding amidophosphoribosyltransferase, yielding MSDEIKHECGLAFIRLRKPFSYYQQQYGTVMWGLNKLYLLMEKQHNRGQDGAGVAAVKLNVEPGYPFLNRIRSNANQPIADIFTKINNEVKELEQFQSDLLKHPGLMKGHISFIGELLLGHLRYGTQGKNNVEFCHPFIKRNTIPARNLALAGNFNLVNTDELFALINVEPGDFQKQSDLAAMMEVIHHFAVKADEESPGNLDVLKVLRKAVPLFDGGFTVGGLIGNGDSFVFRDAHGIRPAYYYMDDDVVVAASERSAIRTVFNVGENEVQELMPGMGLIVKSDGNIVVDKILEPKERRACSFERIYFSRGSDEKIYRERNALGYNLSDQILTAINHDLKNTIFSFIPNTAEVAFFGLQKGLDDYLKKVKIERILSWGKDFTEEKLAEMINRKIRVEKVAIKDVKMRTFITADTSRNEMVQHVYDITYGTVEKGKDTLVVIDDSIVRGTTLKESIVRMLARLEPKKIIVVSSAPQIRYPDCYGIDMSKLGDFIAFKAAIELMKEKGKEDCLQEIYDKCKELQRLDQLHTENLVRLVYKPFTTEEISDKIAQLITPKGLTIPVQVIFQTIESLHRACPTNTGDWYFTGNYPTPGGNRVVNKAFINYMEGKNVRGY